The proteins below are encoded in one region of Sporosarcina sp. FSL K6-1508:
- a CDS encoding response regulator transcription factor, whose protein sequence is MTHILIVEDDTLISDMIKKLLFQNGYNTTTAYSGTEAILLLKQQSFDLILLDLMLPGMSGEVVLEQIKESSDTPVIGVSSKTDTDSKVNLIRRGADDYLTKPFDNKELLVRIEAVLRRYQKGNTAPQEILHFKDLTLNSTTLEVKIENEQISLTRYEFLILKLLMTNPSRVFTKNIIYESVWNENFEGEENAINVHIGNLRKKFSKVIPDETYIQTVWGLGFKMQ, encoded by the coding sequence ATGACGCATATTTTAATTGTAGAAGATGATACGCTGATTAGCGACATGATAAAGAAACTGCTTTTTCAAAATGGTTATAACACCACAACAGCATATTCAGGAACCGAAGCTATTCTCTTATTAAAGCAACAGAGCTTTGATTTAATTTTGCTAGACTTAATGCTGCCTGGCATGTCCGGCGAAGTTGTTTTAGAACAGATAAAGGAGTCTTCAGATACACCTGTTATCGGTGTTTCTTCAAAAACAGATACTGATAGTAAAGTCAATCTTATTCGTCGTGGAGCTGATGACTATCTAACAAAACCCTTCGATAATAAAGAATTGCTTGTAAGAATTGAAGCCGTGTTACGAAGATATCAAAAAGGAAATACAGCACCGCAAGAAATTTTGCATTTTAAGGATTTAACTTTGAACAGTACAACCTTGGAAGTTAAAATTGAAAATGAGCAAATTTCCCTTACACGCTATGAGTTTTTAATTTTGAAGCTACTTATGACAAACCCTAGCAGAGTATTTACAAAAAATATTATTTACGAAAGCGTATGGAATGAGAATTTTGAAGGAGAAGAAAATGCCATCAATGTCCACATCGGTAATTTAAGAAAAAAATTCAGTAAAGTCATCCCTGATGAAACCTATATTCAAACGGTATGGGGATTGGGTTTCAAAATGCAGTAG
- a CDS encoding IS256 family transposase yields MTQFTTDIVQALVQKQDITEVFRSHLETAVNSLLTTELTAFLDYEKYDRIGFNSGNSRNGSYDRTLHTEYGDLRVTIPRDRNGDFKQQTVAPYKRSNDTLESFVIHMFQKGVTMSEIADLIEKMYGHHYTRQTISNMTQVVGEQVEAFNRRKLSARYVCVYLDATYISVRRETVSKEAVYIAVGIREDGSKEVIAYTIAPTESAFNWKELLLETKERGVEEVLLFLSDGLAGMIDTITSVFPKAQFQTCLVHVARNISHKVRVEDRAEICDDFKTVYRADDQEAGQVALDNFCSKWNKSYPKVTKSLATNDHLLTFYNFPKAIWRSIYSTNLIESFNKQIKKYTKRKEQFPNEEALERFLVSQFEEYNQRFAVRCHIGFDQARAKLAELFEVKE; encoded by the coding sequence ATGACTCAGTTTACAACAGATATTGTTCAAGCACTAGTACAAAAACAAGATATTACCGAGGTTTTTCGTTCGCATTTAGAAACAGCGGTTAATAGTTTACTGACTACTGAACTGACAGCTTTTTTAGATTATGAAAAATACGACCGAATAGGCTTTAATTCAGGGAATTCACGTAATGGTTCGTATGACCGAACGCTACACACGGAATATGGTGACCTCCGAGTTACGATTCCCCGTGATCGCAACGGTGATTTTAAACAACAGACAGTTGCGCCTTATAAGCGGTCAAACGATACACTCGAATCATTTGTCATTCACATGTTTCAAAAAGGCGTTACCATGTCGGAAATCGCAGATTTAATCGAGAAAATGTACGGTCATCATTACACACGTCAAACCATTTCTAACATGACACAGGTAGTGGGCGAACAAGTAGAAGCCTTTAATAGAAGGAAACTCAGTGCGCGCTATGTCTGTGTTTATTTAGACGCAACCTATATTTCTGTTCGACGTGAAACGGTCTCTAAAGAAGCTGTTTATATAGCTGTGGGCATTCGCGAAGATGGATCAAAAGAAGTAATTGCTTACACAATCGCTCCAACAGAATCAGCATTCAATTGGAAAGAGCTCTTACTGGAAACAAAAGAGCGTGGCGTAGAAGAAGTCCTTCTCTTCCTTTCAGACGGCTTAGCAGGCATGATTGACACGATTACAAGCGTATTTCCTAAAGCGCAATTCCAAACATGTTTAGTGCATGTGGCACGCAATATTTCACATAAAGTACGTGTCGAAGATCGTGCTGAGATTTGCGATGACTTCAAAACAGTTTACCGAGCAGATGATCAGGAAGCTGGGCAAGTCGCGTTAGATAATTTCTGTTCCAAGTGGAACAAATCATATCCAAAGGTAACAAAATCACTCGCTACAAATGATCATCTACTTACCTTCTATAACTTTCCAAAGGCAATTTGGCGCAGCATCTACTCAACGAATTTAATCGAGTCCTTTAACAAGCAAATCAAGAAATATACAAAGCGCAAAGAACAGTTTCCGAATGAAGAAGCACTCGAACGCTTCCTAGTCTCGCAGTTTGAAGAGTACAACCAACGCTTCGCCGTACGATGCCATATCGGTTTCGATCAAGCACGTGCAAAGCTGGCTGAGTTGTTTGAAGTGAAAGAATAA
- a CDS encoding ABC transporter permease, which translates to MIAIFQSELYRIRKSKIFIFCLSLALFFVLALAISYNHDYVRVPGKAGNLVSPSVAEFTEYLFSDYSMISPLLLFLIVHVTSDFKQELYPVLLSKGVKRTAIFLGKLLSCLYAMMLYFLICLVFAYAVIFTMWANISEVGISVFEIGTYLSIQFLSFGAYTAFVLMVCYLLRNRTISCCVNYLLLVVLWLHLTKIGTALDMSYPLYQYWIVGLSNGLQIEQIPHNIGRIIVTITLYFIISIAVARTTFCHFDIKNSEKGKL; encoded by the coding sequence GTGATTGCTATTTTCCAAAGCGAGCTATATCGCATTCGCAAGAGCAAAATATTTATTTTTTGTTTATCCCTCGCATTATTTTTTGTCTTAGCGTTGGCTATATCTTACAATCACGATTATGTTCGAGTACCTGGAAAAGCAGGAAACCTCGTCTCCCCCTCTGTTGCAGAATTCACAGAATACCTATTTTCAGATTACAGTATGATTTCCCCTTTATTATTATTTTTGATTGTTCATGTAACAAGTGACTTTAAGCAAGAATTATACCCTGTATTGCTGTCAAAGGGTGTGAAAAGAACAGCAATATTTTTGGGAAAACTCTTGTCTTGCTTGTATGCAATGATGCTTTATTTTTTAATATGCCTTGTCTTTGCCTATGCTGTGATCTTTACTATGTGGGCTAATATTTCTGAGGTAGGCATTTCTGTTTTCGAGATAGGAACATATCTTTCCATACAGTTTTTATCCTTTGGCGCCTATACTGCTTTTGTTTTGATGGTCTGCTATTTGTTGCGCAATCGCACGATAAGTTGTTGTGTTAATTATCTTCTGCTTGTAGTGCTGTGGTTGCATTTAACAAAGATTGGAACAGCTTTGGATATGTCATATCCTTTATATCAATATTGGATTGTAGGGCTTTCAAACGGTCTGCAAATAGAACAAATCCCACACAATATTGGCCGCATCATTGTTACAATTACTTTGTATTTTATAATATCTATTGCTGTGGCAAGAACTACTTTCTGCCATTTTGATATTAAAAATTCGGAAAAGGGCAAGTTATGA
- a CDS encoding ABC transporter ATP-binding protein, whose translation MLSIENVSLTIGAYTLLDNINLQLNEGKIYGLLGPNGAGKTTLFKSMLGLTVYSGKITSANQLLSTLDFGSLIEYPTFYNNLTVMENLQLHSQYLKLQQPDIQSALEQVDLWGARKKKFSQLSLGMKQRLGIARAFLGAPKYLLLDEPTNGLDPMGIKEIRILLKDKLKSPQHCILVSSHNLTEIAAIADELIFIRGGQIIKTMQNTFENEQDLEKLYEDIMTSDQKEDA comes from the coding sequence ATGCTGAGTATTGAAAATGTTAGCCTGACCATAGGGGCATATACTTTGTTGGACAACATCAATTTACAATTGAATGAAGGGAAAATATATGGACTTCTTGGTCCGAATGGTGCGGGGAAAACAACCTTATTCAAGTCTATGCTTGGTCTAACTGTCTATTCTGGAAAAATAACTTCAGCTAATCAACTATTATCAACCCTTGATTTTGGTAGTCTGATTGAATATCCTACTTTTTACAACAATCTGACTGTCATGGAGAATTTACAGCTTCATTCACAATATCTGAAACTGCAACAGCCAGATATTCAAAGTGCACTGGAACAAGTAGATTTATGGGGTGCGAGAAAAAAGAAATTCTCCCAGCTTTCACTTGGTATGAAGCAGCGTTTAGGTATTGCCCGCGCTTTTCTGGGCGCGCCTAAATATCTGCTTCTTGACGAGCCGACCAATGGGCTTGATCCGATGGGGATTAAAGAGATTCGGATTTTGCTTAAAGATAAGCTAAAATCCCCCCAACATTGTATTTTGGTATCAAGTCACAATCTTACTGAAATAGCAGCAATTGCAGATGAATTGATTTTTATTCGTGGCGGGCAAATCATCAAAACCATGCAGAACACTTTTGAAAATGAACAGGATTTAGAAAAGCTGTATGAGGACATTATGACCTCTGATCAAAAGGAGGATGCATAA
- a CDS encoding ABC transporter permease — MKILIINEFRKLKREWFLLMLLLLTLIPVLTGSLGLFLNGSGKPLDDLFFFINNQFSMFFPMVVFILIGSLFYQEYKNQTYINWITYGYSKTKLYFSKVIVGMIIAFAFAGLMYLFLVIFFPILMGLGKITTSSTSFIDITKGFFLEVLLLVPITIVAGAIVINLSRNIIVTSVLGVIYGFGSVFFIGASQGYFIPGAFAYRLCMYFVDQTSYYDNPTMATITGLISYLILFTILFLIGLLLFTRKRKIEY; from the coding sequence ATGAAAATCTTAATCATAAATGAATTTCGCAAACTCAAAAGAGAATGGTTTTTGCTAATGTTGCTGCTGCTTACGCTTATTCCAGTACTGACTGGCAGCTTGGGACTGTTCCTAAATGGAAGCGGAAAGCCTCTTGATGATCTGTTCTTTTTCATCAACAACCAATTTTCAATGTTCTTTCCTATGGTAGTATTTATTTTGATTGGCTCTTTATTCTATCAGGAGTATAAGAACCAAACCTACATCAACTGGATTACTTATGGTTATTCAAAAACAAAGCTGTATTTTTCAAAAGTTATTGTTGGAATGATCATTGCCTTTGCATTTGCTGGGCTTATGTACCTGTTTCTTGTCATTTTCTTCCCTATTCTCATGGGCTTGGGGAAAATTACAACTAGCTCCACAAGTTTTATTGATATTACAAAAGGATTTTTTCTTGAAGTCTTACTGCTAGTGCCAATTACCATTGTAGCTGGAGCAATCGTTATCAATCTGTCAAGAAATATTATTGTAACCAGCGTACTTGGTGTGATTTATGGCTTTGGATCTGTTTTCTTTATCGGAGCATCGCAAGGCTATTTTATTCCCGGTGCTTTTGCATATCGTTTATGTATGTATTTTGTCGATCAAACTTCATACTATGATAACCCTACAATGGCTACAATAACAGGTTTAATAAGCTATCTTATCCTATTCACAATTTTGTTTTTGATAGGTTTACTACTTTTTACACGCAAACGCAAAATAGAATACTGA
- a CDS encoding biotin transporter BioY → MKIREMTHVALFAAIMGALGLLPPIFLTFTPVPITLQTIGVLLAGGILGARLGAISQIVFLLLVAAGLPLLSGGRGGLSVFVGPSAGYLLSYPITAFCLGAIQSRFKEVRFATILPINLTVGILLIYLFGIPVQAFVMNIDLLLAVKLSLVYLPGDIIKATLATFLVVKLKKYPIFNRKLLFT, encoded by the coding sequence ATGAAAATTCGAGAAATGACACATGTTGCTTTATTCGCCGCGATTATGGGAGCCTTGGGGTTACTTCCTCCCATCTTCCTAACATTTACACCCGTGCCGATTACACTTCAAACAATCGGCGTGCTACTGGCCGGAGGGATTTTAGGTGCCCGTTTAGGCGCAATCAGTCAAATCGTTTTCTTATTGCTCGTCGCCGCCGGACTTCCACTCTTGTCGGGCGGTCGGGGCGGACTCAGTGTTTTTGTTGGACCGAGTGCGGGTTATTTGCTATCTTACCCCATAACAGCTTTTTGCTTAGGGGCTATTCAATCTCGCTTCAAAGAAGTTCGGTTTGCTACTATTTTACCCATCAACCTGACAGTTGGTATTCTCCTTATTTATTTGTTTGGCATACCTGTACAGGCTTTCGTTATGAATATTGATCTGCTGCTTGCCGTCAAGTTGAGTCTTGTCTACTTACCTGGTGATATCATTAAAGCAACTCTCGCAACATTTCTAGTCGTCAAATTAAAAAAGTACCCCATTTTCAACAGAAAATTACTTTTCACCTAA
- a CDS encoding ABC transporter ATP-binding protein — MPTILQTNSLSKIFASSDGIRDVSLQVKTGDIYALLGRDGSGKSTLLKVLTGSIASTFGSFTFFDNTDVQSEYARVGYVPQMPALNMNFTIAENLEYYAKAFGIVSASSITSLSKSVDIDITERKKVRKLPFGIQRKLSIAVALLGKPDLLLLDEPLSGLDAIEKSFISNFLLRLSKRENLTIFLTGQSYEEVSKIATRYGIISNGMIIDEFTAAVLSERCNRCVKIRTKQTTEATSILEKVCPEYEILSDDVIRVFGVMEKSGFINTSLVSAGIIVDEISITGEDEEIYITNLMGEKKG, encoded by the coding sequence GTGCCTACCATACTACAAACAAATTCATTATCAAAGATTTTTGCGTCATCTGATGGCATTAGGGATGTATCATTGCAAGTAAAGACTGGGGACATTTACGCTTTATTAGGCCGCGATGGTTCGGGAAAATCCACCCTATTAAAAGTATTGACGGGTTCTATCGCTTCGACCTTTGGTAGTTTTACTTTCTTTGATAATACAGATGTTCAAAGCGAATACGCCCGAGTAGGTTATGTTCCGCAAATGCCAGCCCTTAATATGAATTTCACCATTGCAGAGAATTTGGAGTACTATGCAAAAGCGTTTGGAATTGTGTCTGCTTCCTCTATAACCTCACTGTCAAAGTCAGTAGATATAGATATAACTGAAAGAAAAAAAGTGAGGAAGCTTCCCTTTGGGATCCAACGCAAATTAAGTATTGCTGTTGCACTATTAGGGAAACCAGATTTGTTGCTACTAGATGAACCCTTAAGCGGGCTGGACGCAATCGAAAAAAGTTTCATTTCGAATTTTTTACTTCGACTATCCAAAAGAGAAAATCTTACAATTTTTTTGACCGGACAAAGTTATGAAGAAGTTTCCAAAATAGCTACTCGCTATGGAATTATCAGTAATGGAATGATTATTGATGAATTCACGGCAGCAGTGCTTTCAGAACGCTGCAATAGATGCGTAAAAATTCGTACTAAACAAACGACAGAAGCAACTTCTATTTTAGAAAAAGTTTGTCCTGAATACGAAATTCTTTCAGATGATGTAATTCGTGTATTTGGGGTTATGGAGAAATCCGGTTTTATAAATACCAGTTTGGTATCGGCAGGTATAATAGTTGATGAAATTTCTATTACTGGGGAAGATGAAGAAATATACATTACAAATTTGATGGGAGAGAAAAAGGGGTGA
- the topB gene encoding type IA DNA topoisomerase: protein MKPVILAEKPSQAKAYADAFSVRRHEGYLELLPSPIFSEGAYITWGVGHLVELKEPKEYDPKWAKWSLASLPILPERYEFQVAKGKSKQFAIVKKLIKGTDTVINACDVDREGSNIFYSIYYQTGAKNQTIKRLWINSLEVDEVRKGFSNLQDNRKDLLMYEEAKARQISDWLVGMNGSRLYSLLLQGRGIRDVFSIGRVQSPTVYLIYQRQKEIETFVSEPFYEIEATFTAANGTYKGKAKAKEPKREIIRDLLVKHDIHPKSPGVVISVETVEKRTPPPQLHALSTLQATANRLWKTSPANVLKTMQGLYEKKLVTYPRTDSRYITPSEFTYLAGQVTEYQQLIGQTFPVASLAPKKRYVDSSKVQEHYAIIPTKKIPSQGVLAGLSTLERNLYEEVVRTTLAMFHTDYLYTETKVTTDVNNLPFFTVGKTERDKGWKALFVLSAKENDKEKDEPTLPPLVKHEPVESDIGIKEGKTMPPKPYTEGQLIAMMKTCGKLVEDKKETDILKEIEGLGTEATRSGIIETIKRHGYIDVTKNIVSITDKGRILCQAIEGNLLASPSMTAKWEAYLRKIGNGEGTQERFLGSIAKFINSLLEEVPRQLNAKPIDPKLAANVVGKTTQRTSYKQVEVAPCPACNEGMIIARKDFYGCSAYKSGCKQTFPAVFLKKKLTPTQVKLLCTKGKTNVIKGFISNSDKKFDASLTLVNGKINIEF from the coding sequence ATGAAACCGGTCATCCTAGCCGAAAAACCAAGCCAGGCGAAGGCATATGCTGACGCTTTTTCTGTACGTCGGCATGAAGGTTACTTAGAGCTATTGCCTTCCCCAATTTTTTCAGAAGGTGCGTACATTACATGGGGAGTCGGCCACCTTGTCGAATTGAAAGAACCAAAAGAGTACGATCCGAAATGGGCCAAATGGTCGCTTGCCAGTTTACCAATTTTACCGGAACGCTATGAATTTCAGGTCGCAAAGGGTAAAAGCAAGCAGTTTGCAATTGTTAAAAAGCTGATTAAAGGGACGGATACTGTCATTAACGCATGTGACGTGGACCGTGAAGGATCGAATATCTTCTATAGTATTTATTATCAAACAGGTGCTAAAAACCAAACGATCAAACGGCTTTGGATCAATTCGCTTGAAGTGGATGAAGTTCGAAAAGGTTTCTCAAATCTACAGGATAATCGCAAAGACTTGCTGATGTATGAAGAAGCAAAAGCCCGTCAAATAAGTGACTGGCTCGTTGGTATGAATGGTTCCCGCCTTTATTCCCTTCTCCTGCAAGGACGTGGAATTCGAGACGTATTTTCAATCGGACGTGTGCAATCGCCGACTGTTTACCTTATTTATCAGCGGCAAAAGGAAATTGAAACATTCGTTTCGGAACCATTTTATGAAATTGAAGCGACTTTCACCGCCGCAAATGGAACATACAAAGGAAAAGCGAAAGCGAAGGAACCAAAAAGAGAAATTATTCGGGACCTTCTCGTAAAACATGATATTCATCCGAAGTCGCCCGGTGTCGTTATATCCGTAGAAACAGTCGAAAAGCGAACACCACCGCCTCAACTACACGCGCTCTCTACACTACAGGCAACAGCAAACCGCCTATGGAAAACGAGTCCCGCGAATGTGTTGAAGACAATGCAAGGGCTCTATGAAAAGAAACTCGTGACGTACCCAAGGACGGATTCTCGGTATATTACTCCAAGCGAGTTCACTTATCTCGCCGGGCAAGTAACTGAATACCAACAGCTTATCGGTCAAACTTTCCCTGTCGCTTCACTCGCTCCGAAAAAGCGCTATGTCGACAGTTCAAAAGTACAGGAGCATTACGCAATCATTCCGACGAAGAAAATCCCGTCACAGGGGGTGCTTGCTGGCCTCTCAACTCTCGAGCGCAACTTATATGAAGAAGTTGTTCGTACTACACTCGCCATGTTCCATACTGATTACCTGTACACCGAAACGAAAGTGACAACAGACGTCAATAATCTCCCCTTCTTCACAGTCGGAAAGACGGAACGCGATAAAGGTTGGAAAGCGTTATTCGTCCTTTCAGCGAAGGAAAATGATAAAGAGAAGGACGAGCCTACGCTGCCGCCACTTGTGAAGCACGAACCCGTCGAAAGTGATATCGGCATTAAAGAAGGCAAAACAATGCCGCCAAAACCGTATACGGAAGGCCAGTTAATTGCGATGATGAAAACTTGCGGGAAGCTCGTCGAGGACAAAAAAGAGACCGATATTTTAAAAGAAATTGAAGGACTCGGTACAGAAGCGACCCGAAGCGGTATCATCGAAACGATCAAGCGTCACGGTTATATCGACGTGACAAAAAACATTGTTTCCATTACCGATAAAGGGCGCATCCTGTGTCAGGCAATCGAAGGAAATCTTCTTGCAAGCCCTTCAATGACCGCAAAATGGGAAGCGTATTTACGCAAAATCGGCAATGGTGAAGGAACACAGGAGCGCTTTCTCGGCAGCATTGCGAAGTTCATCAATAGCTTATTGGAGGAAGTACCGCGCCAATTAAACGCCAAGCCGATTGACCCAAAACTCGCCGCCAATGTGGTGGGCAAGACGACTCAACGCACCTCTTATAAACAAGTTGAAGTAGCTCCATGTCCTGCTTGTAATGAAGGCATGATTATTGCACGCAAAGACTTTTACGGTTGCAGTGCTTATAAAAGTGGTTGCAAGCAGACTTTTCCCGCTGTATTTTTGAAGAAAAAACTCACACCAACTCAAGTAAAGTTGCTATGTACAAAAGGAAAAACAAATGTTATAAAAGGTTTTATCTCCAATTCCGATAAGAAGTTTGATGCAAGTCTAACGCTAGTAAACGGGAAAATTAATATTGAGTTCTAA